One window of the Pseudomonas sp. S04 genome contains the following:
- a CDS encoding LysR substrate-binding domain-containing protein — MSENRWEGIDEFVAVAECSQFTAAAERLGVSSSHVSRQIVRLEERLQTRLLYRSTRRVTLTEAGQTFLQHCQRLQDGREEALRAVGDLTSEPKGMLRMTCAVAYGERFIVPLVTGFMGLYPQLRVDIELSNRPLDLVHEGLDLAIRLGRLQDSRLVATRLAPRRMYLCASPSYLERYGRPHSLSELSRHNCLIGSSDLWQLEQNGREFSQRVQGNWRCNSGQAVLDAALQGVGLCQLPDYYVLEHLTSGALVSLLDAHQPPNTAVWALYPQQRHLSPKVRKLVDFLKEGLAKRPEYSS, encoded by the coding sequence ATGTCCGAGAACCGCTGGGAAGGCATCGACGAGTTCGTCGCCGTCGCCGAATGCAGCCAGTTCACCGCCGCCGCTGAACGCCTGGGAGTCTCTTCCTCGCACGTCAGTCGACAAATCGTACGCCTGGAAGAACGCCTGCAAACCCGCCTGCTCTACCGCAGCACGCGCCGGGTGACCCTCACCGAGGCTGGACAAACCTTCCTGCAACATTGCCAACGGCTGCAGGACGGACGCGAAGAGGCCTTGCGCGCCGTCGGCGACCTGACCAGCGAACCCAAGGGCATGCTGCGCATGACCTGTGCCGTGGCGTACGGCGAGCGCTTCATCGTGCCGCTGGTGACCGGCTTCATGGGGCTTTACCCGCAGCTGCGGGTCGACATCGAACTGAGTAACCGCCCCTTGGACCTGGTCCACGAAGGCCTCGACCTGGCCATTCGCCTTGGCCGCCTGCAGGACTCGCGCCTGGTGGCCACCCGCCTGGCACCACGGCGCATGTACCTGTGCGCCTCCCCCTCCTACCTCGAGCGTTATGGACGCCCCCATAGCCTGTCGGAACTGAGCCGGCACAACTGCCTCATCGGCAGTTCGGACCTTTGGCAACTGGAACAAAACGGCCGCGAGTTTTCCCAGCGAGTCCAAGGCAACTGGCGCTGCAACAGCGGGCAAGCCGTCCTGGATGCCGCGCTCCAGGGCGTTGGCCTGTGCCAACTCCCGGACTACTACGTGCTGGAACACCTGACCAGTGGCGCCCTGGTCTCGCTTCTCGACGCCCACCAGCCACCGAACACCGCGGTCTGGGCGTTGTACCCACAGCAACGACATCTGTCGCCGAAGGTGCGCAAATTGGTCGATTTTCTTAAGGAAGGGTTGGCAAAACGGCCGGAGTACAGCAGCTAG
- a CDS encoding protein-L-isoaspartate(D-aspartate) O-methyltransferase, translating into MTSQRTRERLIQRLYEEGVSNAQVLEVIRRTPRHLFVDEALAHRAYEDTALPIGHNQTISQPYMVARMSELLLEAGPLDKVMEIGTGSGYQTAVLSQLVERVFSVERIKVLQDRAKERLVELNLRNVVFRWGDGWEGWPALAPYNGIIVTAVATDVPQALLDQLAPGGRLVIPVGSGEVQQLLLIIREEQGFSRRVLGSVRFVPLLNGPLA; encoded by the coding sequence ATGACTTCCCAGCGGACCCGTGAACGCTTGATCCAGCGACTTTATGAAGAAGGCGTGAGCAACGCCCAGGTCCTGGAAGTGATCCGCCGTACACCGCGCCATCTGTTTGTCGATGAAGCGCTGGCCCACCGAGCCTACGAAGACACGGCCTTGCCGATTGGCCACAACCAGACCATTTCCCAGCCTTATATGGTGGCACGCATGAGCGAGCTGCTTTTAGAGGCGGGGCCGTTGGACAAGGTCATGGAGATCGGTACCGGTTCCGGCTATCAGACGGCCGTGTTGTCGCAACTGGTGGAGCGGGTGTTTTCGGTCGAGCGGATCAAGGTCCTGCAGGATCGGGCCAAAGAGCGCCTGGTGGAATTGAACCTGCGCAACGTGGTGTTTCGCTGGGGCGATGGTTGGGAAGGCTGGCCGGCACTGGCACCTTACAACGGCATTATCGTCACGGCGGTGGCGACCGATGTGCCCCAGGCATTGCTGGATCAGTTGGCGCCAGGAGGGCGTCTGGTGATTCCGGTTGGGTCAGGCGAGGTTCAACAATTGTTGCTGATCATCCGCGAGGAACAGGGGTTTTCCAGGCGTGTCCTGGGCTCGGTGCGCTTCGTCCCGTTGCTTAACGGGCCATTGGCCTGA
- a CDS encoding CTP synthase → MTRYIFVTGGVVSSLGKGIASASLAAILEARGLKVTMLKLDPYINVDPGTMSPFQHGEVFVTHDGAETDLDLGHYERFIRTTMTQNNNFTTGRVYEHVLRKERRGDYLGATIQVIPHITDEIKRRIIKGAGDADVAMVEIGGTVGDIESQPFLEAIRQLRFEVGAKRAMLMHLTLVPYIATAGETKTKPTQHSVKELRSIGLQPDVLVCRSDHPIDLSSRRKIAQFTNVEERAVIALEDADTIYKIPGILHSQGLDDFVVERFGLQCDSADLSEWEAVVDAKLNPEHEVTIAMVGKYMELLDAYKSLIEAMSHAGISNRTKVNLRYIDSEDIENQGTALLEGVDAILVPGGFGLRGVEGKITAVQYARENKVPYLGICLGMQVAVIEFARNVLGWKDANSTEFDRASGHPVVGLITEWEDATGAVETRTESSDLGGTMRLGAQDCLLEAGSLVHDCYAKDVIVERHRHRYEVNNNLLPQLIEAGLKISGRSGDGALVEVVEAPDHPWFVACQFHPEFTSTPRDGHPLFSGFVKAALTQHQKKA, encoded by the coding sequence ATGACGCGCTACATATTCGTCACGGGCGGTGTTGTTTCTTCATTGGGGAAAGGCATTGCATCGGCATCATTGGCGGCCATCCTGGAGGCGCGGGGACTTAAGGTCACCATGCTCAAGCTGGACCCGTACATCAACGTCGACCCGGGCACCATGAGCCCGTTCCAGCACGGTGAAGTGTTCGTCACTCACGACGGCGCCGAGACCGACCTGGACCTGGGCCACTACGAGCGGTTCATCCGCACGACCATGACCCAGAACAACAACTTCACCACTGGCCGTGTCTACGAGCACGTGCTGCGCAAAGAGCGCCGTGGTGATTACCTGGGTGCAACCATCCAGGTGATCCCGCACATCACCGACGAAATCAAGCGCCGCATCATCAAGGGTGCTGGCGACGCTGACGTGGCGATGGTCGAGATCGGTGGCACCGTGGGTGACATCGAGTCGCAACCGTTCCTGGAAGCCATCCGTCAACTGCGTTTCGAAGTCGGCGCCAAGCGCGCGATGCTGATGCACCTGACGCTGGTACCGTACATCGCCACCGCAGGCGAAACCAAGACCAAGCCAACCCAGCATTCGGTCAAGGAACTGCGTTCCATCGGCCTGCAGCCGGACGTGCTGGTCTGCCGTTCCGATCACCCGATCGACCTGTCTTCGCGTCGCAAGATCGCGCAGTTCACCAACGTTGAAGAACGTGCGGTGATTGCCCTGGAAGACGCCGACACCATCTACAAGATCCCGGGCATCCTGCACTCCCAGGGCCTGGATGATTTTGTCGTCGAGCGTTTTGGCCTGCAATGCGATAGCGCCGACCTGTCCGAGTGGGAAGCGGTGGTCGATGCCAAGCTGAACCCGGAACACGAAGTCACCATCGCCATGGTCGGCAAGTACATGGAGTTGCTGGACGCGTACAAGTCGCTGATCGAAGCGATGAGCCACGCCGGCATCAGCAACCGGACCAAGGTCAACTTGCGCTACATCGACTCCGAAGACATCGAGAACCAGGGCACTGCGCTGCTCGAAGGTGTCGATGCGATCCTGGTACCAGGCGGTTTTGGCCTGCGTGGCGTGGAAGGCAAGATCACCGCCGTGCAGTACGCTCGCGAAAACAAAGTGCCGTACCTGGGTATCTGCCTGGGCATGCAAGTGGCGGTCATCGAGTTCGCCCGTAACGTGCTGGGCTGGAAAGACGCCAACTCCACCGAGTTCGATCGCGCCAGCGGTCACCCGGTCGTGGGCCTGATCACCGAGTGGGAAGATGCCACCGGCGCTGTTGAAACCCGCACCGAGTCCTCCGATCTGGGCGGCACCATGCGTCTGGGTGCCCAGGACTGCCTGCTGGAAGCCGGCTCGCTGGTTCACGATTGCTATGCCAAGGACGTGATCGTCGAGCGTCATCGTCATCGCTATGAAGTGAACAACAATCTGCTGCCACAGCTGATCGAAGCCGGCCTGAAAATCTCCGGTCGTTCCGGCGATGGCGCCCTGGTTGAAGTGGTTGAAGCACCGGATCATCCATGGTTCGTCGCTTGCCAGTTCCACCCGGAGTTCACCTCGACTCCGCGTGACGGCCACCCGCTGTTCAGCGGTTTCGTCAAGGCAGCATTGACTCAGCACCAGAAAAAAGCCTGA
- the eno gene encoding phosphopyruvate hydratase — protein sequence MAKIVDIKGREVLDSRGNPTVEADVLLDNGIIGSACAPSGASTGSREALELRDGDKSRYLGKGVLKAVANINGPIRTALLGKDPVDQKALDRIMIELDGTENKGSLGANAILAVSLAAAKAAAHDQDLPLYAHIANLNGTPGVYSMPVPMMNIINGGEHADNNVDIQEFMVQPVGAKSFSEGLRMGTEIFHHLKAVLKARGLSTAVGDEGGFAPNLASNEDALKVISEAVANAGYTLGTDVTLALDCAASEFYEDGKYNLSGEGQVFTAEGFADYLKGLTERYPIISIEDGLDESDWAGWKILTDKIGEKTQLVGDDLFVTNTKILKEGIDKKIANSILIKFNQIGTLTETLEAIQMAKAAGYTAVISHRSGETEDSTIADLAVGTSAGQIKTGSLCRSDRVSKYNQLLRIEEQLGGKAKYNGRSEFRG from the coding sequence ATGGCAAAAATCGTCGACATCAAAGGTCGTGAAGTTCTCGACTCCCGTGGCAACCCCACCGTCGAAGCGGACGTGCTTCTCGATAACGGCATCATCGGCAGCGCTTGCGCGCCGTCCGGTGCTTCCACTGGCTCGCGTGAAGCGCTCGAGCTGCGTGATGGCGACAAGAGCCGTTACCTGGGCAAAGGTGTGCTCAAGGCCGTAGCCAACATCAATGGCCCGATTCGCACCGCGCTGCTGGGTAAAGACCCGGTTGACCAGAAAGCCCTCGACCGCATCATGATCGAGCTCGACGGTACCGAGAACAAAGGCAGCCTGGGCGCCAACGCGATCCTCGCCGTCTCCCTGGCTGCGGCCAAGGCAGCAGCCCACGATCAGGACCTGCCGCTGTACGCCCACATCGCTAACCTGAACGGTACCCCGGGTGTCTACTCGATGCCGGTGCCGATGATGAACATCATCAACGGTGGCGAGCACGCTGATAACAACGTCGACATCCAGGAATTCATGGTGCAGCCGGTTGGCGCCAAGTCTTTCTCGGAAGGCCTGCGCATGGGCACCGAGATTTTCCATCACCTCAAGGCTGTACTGAAGGCCCGTGGCCTGAGCACTGCAGTGGGTGACGAAGGTGGTTTCGCACCAAACCTGGCTTCCAACGAAGACGCTTTGAAAGTCATCTCCGAAGCCGTAGCCAACGCCGGTTACACCCTGGGCACCGACGTGACCCTGGCACTGGACTGCGCGGCGAGCGAATTCTACGAAGACGGCAAGTACAACCTGTCCGGCGAAGGCCAGGTGTTCACCGCTGAAGGTTTCGCTGACTACCTCAAAGGCCTGACCGAGCGTTATCCGATCATCTCGATCGAAGACGGCCTGGACGAGTCCGACTGGGCTGGCTGGAAGATCCTCACCGACAAGATCGGCGAGAAGACCCAACTGGTGGGCGACGACCTGTTCGTGACCAACACCAAGATCCTGAAAGAAGGCATCGATAAAAAGATCGCCAACTCGATCCTGATCAAGTTCAACCAGATCGGCACCCTGACCGAGACCCTGGAAGCGATCCAGATGGCCAAGGCCGCTGGCTACACTGCCGTGATCTCGCACCGCTCCGGCGAAACCGAAGATTCGACCATTGCCGACCTGGCTGTGGGCACTTCGGCAGGCCAGATCAAGACCGGTTCGCTGTGCCGTTCCGACCGCGTTTCCAAGTACAACCAACTGCTGCGTATCGAAGAGCAATTGGGTGGCAAAGCCAAGTACAACGGCCGCAGCGAATTCCGCGGCTAA
- the ispD gene encoding 2-C-methyl-D-erythritol 4-phosphate cytidylyltransferase, producing the protein MMNSLPAFWAVIPAAGVGARMAADRPKQYLQLGGRTILEHSLGCFLDHPALKGLVVSLAIDDPYWPNLACAADPRIQRVDGGEERSGSVLNALLHLHAQGAGDEDWVLVHDAARPNLTRDDLDKLLSQLADDPVGGLLAVPARDTLKRADKHGRVLETVDRSLIWQAYTPQMFRLGALHRALADSLVADVTITDEASAMEWSGQAPRLIEGRADNLKVTRPEDLEWLRLRWGQRGGL; encoded by the coding sequence ATGATGAATAGCTTGCCGGCCTTCTGGGCCGTGATTCCTGCCGCGGGTGTCGGTGCCCGTATGGCAGCCGACCGTCCCAAGCAGTATCTGCAATTGGGCGGACGCACAATTCTTGAACACAGCCTTGGCTGTTTCCTTGATCACCCGGCCTTGAAGGGGTTGGTGGTCAGTCTGGCGATCGATGATCCTTATTGGCCGAACCTGGCCTGCGCTGCCGACCCGCGCATTCAGCGGGTGGACGGTGGCGAAGAGCGTTCGGGGTCGGTACTCAATGCCTTGTTGCACCTGCATGCGCAGGGGGCTGGCGATGAGGATTGGGTGTTGGTCCATGATGCGGCACGGCCGAACCTGACTCGTGATGATCTCGACAAGCTGCTGTCCCAGCTGGCGGATGATCCGGTGGGTGGGCTGCTGGCCGTGCCGGCGCGTGACACCCTCAAGCGGGCGGACAAACACGGCCGGGTGCTTGAGACCGTTGACCGGAGTTTGATCTGGCAGGCGTATACGCCGCAGATGTTTCGCCTGGGGGCCCTGCATCGGGCGTTGGCCGATAGTCTGGTGGCGGATGTCACGATCACTGACGAGGCTTCGGCGATGGAGTGGTCGGGGCAGGCGCCGCGCTTGATCGAGGGGCGGGCGGATAACCTCAAGGTGACGCGGCCTGAGGATCTTGAGTGGTTGCGGTTGCGTTGGGGGCAGCGCGGGGGGCTGTAG
- the truD gene encoding tRNA pseudouridine(13) synthase TruD — MNEAQLLGPRAYGEPLGSAVLKAIAEDFQVDEVLDIPLTGDGEHLWIWVEKRGLNTEEAARRIAKAAGVPLRTVSYAGLKDRQALTRQWFSVQLPGKADPDLSAAENDTLKILKTARHKRKLQRGAHSANGFTLRLTQFAGDKEALEARLQLIAKQGIPNYFGAQRFGHDGGNVMDARAWAARKALPEQRNVRSRLLSTARSFLFNQVLAARVADGSWQRAQVGDLLAFTDSRSFFPAGEAECSDPRLAILDLHPTGPQWGEGDSPAAGATHELEQRIATNEADLRDWLVNAGMSHERRILRLPIGGLTWHYPSLDILQLEFVLPAGCFATVLVRELVDLVPVGQTDSPCVF, encoded by the coding sequence ATGAACGAAGCGCAATTGCTCGGCCCGCGTGCCTACGGCGAACCCCTCGGCAGCGCCGTACTGAAAGCCATCGCGGAAGATTTCCAGGTCGATGAAGTGCTCGATATTCCGCTGACTGGCGATGGTGAGCACCTGTGGATCTGGGTGGAAAAGCGCGGCCTGAACACCGAGGAAGCGGCACGACGCATCGCCAAGGCCGCCGGCGTGCCCTTGCGCACCGTCAGCTATGCCGGCCTGAAGGATCGTCAAGCGCTGACCCGACAGTGGTTCAGCGTGCAATTACCGGGCAAGGCCGATCCGGATTTGTCGGCGGCTGAAAACGACACCCTGAAAATTCTCAAGACCGCCCGGCACAAGCGCAAGCTGCAACGGGGCGCGCATTCGGCCAACGGTTTTACCTTGCGCCTGACCCAGTTCGCCGGTGACAAAGAGGCGCTCGAAGCGCGTCTGCAACTGATCGCCAAGCAGGGCATTCCCAATTACTTCGGTGCACAACGTTTCGGCCATGACGGTGGCAACGTGATGGACGCGCGTGCCTGGGCGGCACGCAAGGCCTTGCCGGAGCAGCGCAATGTGCGTTCGCGGTTGCTGTCCACCGCCCGTAGCTTTCTGTTCAATCAGGTGCTGGCGGCGCGTGTTGCCGACGGTAGTTGGCAGCGCGCTCAGGTTGGCGACTTACTGGCCTTCACCGACAGCCGCAGCTTTTTCCCGGCTGGCGAAGCGGAGTGCAGTGACCCGCGCCTGGCGATCCTCGACCTGCATCCGACCGGGCCGCAATGGGGCGAGGGCGATTCACCTGCCGCTGGTGCGACTCATGAGCTGGAGCAACGGATCGCCACGAACGAAGCGGACCTGCGCGATTGGCTGGTAAACGCCGGAATGAGCCATGAACGACGCATCCTGCGGCTGCCCATTGGCGGGTTGACGTGGCATTATCCTTCGCTGGACATTCTGCAACTGGAATTCGTCCTGCCGGCCGGATGCTTCGCCACCGTATTGGTGCGTGAACTCGTTGATCTGGTGCCGGTGGGGCAGACGGACAGCCCATGCGTATTCTGA
- the surE gene encoding 5'/3'-nucleotidase SurE, with translation MRILISNDDGVTAPGLAALYAALADYTECVVIAPDQDKSGASSSLTLDRPLHPQTLANGFISLNGTPTDCVHLGLNGLLEREPDMVVSGINLGANLGDDVLYSGTVAAALEGRFLAKPSFAFSLVSRQVDNLPTAAYFARKLVEAHAELNLPPRTVLNVNIPNLPLDHIRGIQLTRLGHRARAAAPTKVVDPRGKSGYWIAAAGDAEDGGPGTDFHAVMQGYVSITPLQLDRTFNDAFASLDGWLEGLR, from the coding sequence ATGCGTATTCTGATTTCTAACGACGACGGGGTAACCGCACCCGGTCTCGCCGCGCTTTATGCTGCGCTGGCGGATTACACCGAGTGCGTGGTTATCGCCCCGGACCAGGACAAGAGCGGCGCCAGCAGTTCGCTGACGCTGGACCGTCCGCTGCACCCGCAAACCCTGGCCAACGGCTTTATCAGCCTGAATGGCACGCCGACCGATTGTGTGCACCTGGGCCTCAACGGCTTGCTCGAGCGCGAGCCGGACATGGTGGTTTCCGGGATCAACCTGGGTGCCAACCTGGGGGACGACGTGCTGTATTCCGGTACGGTGGCGGCGGCACTCGAAGGGCGCTTCCTCGCCAAGCCGTCCTTTGCGTTTTCCCTGGTCTCGCGGCAGGTGGATAATTTGCCGACAGCCGCCTACTTTGCGCGCAAACTGGTGGAAGCTCATGCCGAGCTGAATCTGCCGCCGCGCACGGTGTTGAACGTGAACATTCCGAACCTGCCGCTGGACCACATCCGGGGCATTCAACTGACCCGCCTGGGACACCGGGCACGCGCTGCGGCACCGACCAAGGTGGTCGACCCACGCGGCAAGTCCGGCTACTGGATTGCTGCGGCCGGCGATGCGGAAGATGGTGGGCCGGGTACGGATTTCCATGCCGTCATGCAGGGGTATGTCTCCATCACCCCGCTGCAGCTCGATCGCACCTTCAATGATGCCTTTGCCAGTCTCGATGGCTGGCTGGAGGGGCTGCGCTGA
- the fghA gene encoding S-formylglutathione hydrolase, with protein sequence MSLENISCQKSFGGWHKRYRHHSQVLGCDMVFAVYLPPQAEQGGKLPVLYWLSGLTCTDENFMHKAGAMRLAAELGLIIVAPDTSPRGADVPGDPEGAWDFGLGAGFYVNATQQPWAKHYRMHDYVVQELPALVEAHFPASDKRGVSGHSMGGHGALVCALRNPGRYQSVSAFAPINNPMDCPWGQKAFSRYLGEERSKWREWDATVLISEASEQLPLLVDQGDRDDFLATQLKPEALQQAAKLAGHPLTLRLQPGYDHSYFFIASFIDDHLRHHAHALGA encoded by the coding sequence ATGAGCCTGGAAAACATCTCATGCCAGAAGAGCTTCGGTGGCTGGCACAAACGCTACAGACATCACTCCCAAGTGCTGGGGTGCGACATGGTGTTTGCCGTGTACCTGCCACCCCAGGCGGAGCAGGGTGGCAAGTTGCCGGTGCTGTATTGGTTGTCGGGTCTGACCTGCACCGATGAGAACTTCATGCACAAGGCTGGTGCCATGCGCCTGGCGGCCGAGCTTGGCTTGATCATCGTGGCGCCGGACACCAGTCCGCGTGGTGCCGATGTGCCGGGGGACCCTGAGGGCGCCTGGGACTTTGGCCTGGGGGCCGGGTTTTACGTGAATGCCACCCAGCAACCCTGGGCCAAACACTATCGGATGCACGACTACGTGGTGCAGGAATTACCGGCATTGGTCGAGGCGCATTTCCCGGCCTCGGACAAACGCGGCGTCAGCGGTCACTCCATGGGGGGCCACGGTGCGCTGGTATGCGCACTGCGTAACCCGGGGCGTTACCAGTCGGTCTCGGCGTTCGCGCCGATCAACAACCCAATGGATTGCCCGTGGGGTCAGAAGGCGTTTTCGCGCTATCTGGGTGAAGAGCGTTCGAAGTGGCGAGAGTGGGATGCTACGGTGCTGATCAGCGAAGCCAGCGAACAGCTGCCACTGCTGGTCGACCAGGGTGATCGGGACGACTTCCTCGCCACCCAACTCAAACCTGAAGCCTTGCAGCAGGCAGCCAAACTCGCCGGCCATCCGCTGACCTTGCGCCTGCAACCGGGCTACGACCACAGCTATTTCTTCATCGCCAGCTTCATCGATGACCACTTACGGCATCACGCGCACGCCCTAGGCGCCTAA
- a CDS encoding S-(hydroxymethyl)glutathione dehydrogenase/class III alcohol dehydrogenase, with translation MIKSRAAVAFEAKKPLEIVEVDVAMPKAGEVLLRVVASGVCHTDAYTLSGADPEGIFPSILGHEGGAVVEAIGEGVTSVAVGDHVIPLYTPECGQCKFCKSGKTNLCQAIRATQGKGLMPDGTTRFSYKGQPIFHYMGTSTFSEYTVLPEISVAKIPKEAPLEKVCLLGCGVTTGIGAVINTAKVKPGDTVAIFGLGGIGLSAVIGAVKAKAARIIAIDINPGKFEIAKQLGATDCVNPKDFDRPIQEVIVDMTDGGVDFSFECIGNVQLMRAALECCHKGWGESVIIGVAGAGQEIATRPFQLVTGRVWRGSAFGGVRGRSELPSYVEMAQTGEIPLDTFITHTMGLEDINKAFDLMHEGKSIRTVIHF, from the coding sequence ATGATCAAGTCGCGCGCTGCCGTTGCCTTCGAGGCCAAGAAACCCCTGGAGATCGTTGAGGTCGATGTCGCCATGCCCAAGGCCGGTGAAGTGCTGTTGCGCGTGGTCGCCTCCGGCGTTTGCCACACCGACGCCTACACCTTGTCGGGTGCCGATCCGGAAGGCATCTTCCCGTCGATCCTCGGTCACGAAGGTGGCGCGGTTGTCGAAGCCATTGGCGAGGGCGTGACCTCGGTGGCCGTGGGCGATCATGTGATTCCGCTCTACACCCCGGAATGCGGCCAGTGCAAATTCTGCAAGTCGGGCAAGACCAACCTCTGCCAGGCGATCCGAGCGACCCAGGGCAAGGGCCTGATGCCGGACGGCACTACTCGCTTTTCCTACAAAGGCCAGCCGATTTTCCACTACATGGGGACCTCGACTTTCTCCGAGTACACCGTGCTGCCGGAAATTTCCGTGGCCAAGATTCCTAAAGAGGCGCCGCTGGAAAAGGTCTGCCTGCTGGGCTGCGGCGTGACCACCGGGATTGGTGCGGTGATCAACACTGCCAAGGTCAAGCCGGGCGATACCGTGGCCATCTTTGGCCTGGGCGGCATCGGCCTGTCGGCCGTGATCGGTGCGGTCAAGGCCAAGGCCGCGCGCATCATTGCGATCGACATCAACCCGGGCAAGTTCGAGATCGCCAAGCAGTTGGGCGCCACCGATTGTGTGAATCCGAAAGATTTCGACCGTCCGATCCAGGAGGTCATTGTCGACATGACCGATGGCGGCGTGGACTTTTCCTTTGAGTGCATCGGCAATGTCCAATTGATGCGTGCGGCACTGGAATGCTGCCACAAAGGCTGGGGCGAGTCGGTGATCATCGGCGTGGCCGGTGCTGGCCAGGAAATCGCCACCCGTCCGTTCCAGTTGGTCACCGGGCGCGTATGGCGCGGGTCGGCCTTTGGTGGGGTGCGCGGTCGCAGCGAATTGCCAAGCTATGTGGAAATGGCCCAGACCGGCGAGATTCCACTGGACACTTTCATCACCCACACCATGGGCCTGGAAGACATCAACAAGGCTTTTGACCTGATGCATGAAGGCAAGAGCATTCGCACCGTCATCCACTTTTAA
- the ftsB gene encoding cell division protein FtsB gives MRSPYWLFLVLLLLLGGLQYRLWVGNGSLAQVADLTQQIADQQAENQTLLERNRVMDAEVMELKKGMETVEERARHELGMVKDGETLYQLAQ, from the coding sequence ATGCGCAGTCCCTATTGGTTGTTTCTTGTCTTGCTCTTGCTCCTGGGGGGGTTGCAGTACCGCCTGTGGGTGGGAAACGGCAGCCTGGCACAGGTGGCCGACCTGACTCAGCAAATTGCCGATCAGCAGGCTGAAAACCAGACGCTGCTGGAGCGCAACCGGGTGATGGACGCCGAAGTGATGGAGCTGAAAAAAGGCATGGAGACCGTTGAAGAGCGGGCTCGCCATGAGTTGGGCATGGTCAAGGACGGTGAAACCCTTTACCAGCTGGCTCAATGA
- the ispF gene encoding 2-C-methyl-D-erythritol 2,4-cyclodiphosphate synthase → MRIGHGYDVHRFAEGDFITLGGVRIAHSFGLLAHSDGDVLLHALSDALLGAAALGDIGKHFPDTDPQFKGADSRVLLRHVVALIHAKGWKVGNVDNTIVAQAPKMAPHIEAMRALIAADLQVELDQVNVKATTTEKLGFVGREEGIAVHSVALLLRP, encoded by the coding sequence ATGCGTATTGGCCACGGCTACGATGTGCACCGTTTTGCTGAAGGCGATTTCATCACTCTGGGCGGCGTGCGGATTGCACACAGCTTCGGGCTGCTCGCCCACTCCGACGGCGACGTATTGTTGCACGCGTTGAGCGATGCCTTGCTGGGTGCTGCGGCACTGGGCGATATCGGTAAACACTTCCCCGATACCGACCCCCAGTTCAAGGGTGCTGACAGCCGTGTGCTGTTGCGTCATGTCGTTGCGCTGATTCACGCCAAGGGCTGGAAAGTCGGCAACGTCGACAACACCATCGTCGCCCAGGCGCCGAAAATGGCTCCCCATATCGAAGCGATGCGCGCGCTGATTGCCGCCGATCTTCAAGTTGAACTGGATCAAGTGAACGTGAAAGCTACCACCACCGAAAAACTCGGCTTTGTCGGTCGCGAAGAAGGCATTGCCGTGCATTCCGTTGCCTTGTTGCTGCGCCCATGA